The DNA segment TATCTGCCACACTAACACTACTAATCAAAAAAGATGGGAGAAGGTATCCAATAGTCATGTATATTATTTCAATTCTTTCAATCCCTGAAATATAGTTGTAAATAATGGGCGACATTAGTATGGGGGCAGTTATAAAGGAGTACCTTACTGAGTAGCTCATAATGATGGATATCCACACCGGGTTTCCTTTAAAAAATTTTACTGGGATCATGACTGATCTCACACTTGGCTCCTTTCCTATAAATGTTAGGAATAGTATGGTAAGGGCCATGGTTGATAATGATATTAAGATGAGATTCTCCGTTTTAGGGATCTCCATAACCAACTCTGAAATACTTCCCGAATTCCCAACTATCAAGGATGTCTGAATCACCACAATCATTATCAATATTACCGCAGGGATTAGGCCGGAAATCAGAAATACCCCCAACAGAAGGAAGCACGAATAAATTGTTGAGACAAGGCTCATATTCAGGATATCATTCACTGAGAATTCAAATCCACCGATAGCTATCATAATGCCAGAAACTGAGAATACATAAAACATTGAGAAGGCAAAAAGCGCTGATATAATACCAAATTTTTCAAGATTGTAATATCTGCCACCACAGGAGAATTTCCTTATCTGGTATAATGTAGAGTTGCATTCAATAACATACCCAATAACAAATACTGTGATGTATAAAATAAGTGGCTCAATTATAAATGGCGTTTTTGAAAGTATAGAGAAGAATAATGAAGAGCTCATCGCCAGCCCGTAGTATTTCATAAGCCTGTTAAAGTAATGAAGCAGGATAGATTTAAAACACATCTGTCAGGGCCCCCTGTTACTTTCTGACATCTTTACTAGCTCCTCGACAAATTTTCTACTCTCATTGTACAGTACAGGGCTAGTGTTTATGTACAGGCAGATCTCACATATTGATGATACTCTGGGGGGAAGCGCAAATTTTCTGGACAGCTGGTGTACTAATCGCTCTGGATATCTCGTTAAAACATAAAGATAGGGATCATTAACCATTTTTTCCACAATATCTGCAATATCCTCTTTGTACACGTTTCCATATTTAAGAAACTTTGACAGCTCACTGCCCGCACAGCAGGGTGTTACGTCCCCACTGCTTGTGATAGTTAAGTTCAGATTGTACCAGCACCCTCCTTGGAATAACGGAGTCGGGCTTAGATATATTTCATCTTTTGGTATTCTCTCCCTGGCTCTTCCAATCCATGAGATTGGGGAGCTCGCTATTAAAAACCCCTCAATACTATCATCGAGCAATTTATATAGAAGATTCAACTTTTTTGTTTTTGTGGTTTGAACTCGTAGGATTGCCCCACTAACTAATTTCTCTTCCACCGTCTTTTTTAGGTTCTCAAGAACGTTTTTGTAATATTGTTTGCCTAGACATTCAACATGGAAAGGGGTGATGGAAACTTCCACGTAGTCGGTGTACTCTAGTATCGGATCATAGAACTCTTTGTGTGTAAATAAATACCCATTAGTAACTATTTCAGTTTTGAACCCCAGCATTTTTGCAAATTTTAGAATCTTTATCAGATCCTCCTTGAAAGGGGGTAATGTTACTTCCCCACCTGCAATGCATACTTTCTTTTCGTTTAGATACCGGGTTAATGAGTGTGAAATCTTTTTTAGAACCGCTATGACTTTATCAACCTTGAGGGTCTGAGTTGTTTCAGGTGAACATGAGACGTAACAGTGATTGCACTTAGCATTGCAACATCTGGTGTATTCAATGACTACACCATTAAACCTAATCTTTTTGTAGGGCTTTGTGTCTGCATGGCGGGTTAACGGTATTGTCTCACTTCTTTTTTTGTTTTTAATGTCCAGAAATGTGTGCCACCCCTGCTGGGAGGGAACATGACAATAATCAAAAGGATCTACGCTCCTCGATATATACCAGTTCCCGCTGGGAAAGGAATAGATTAAAAAGTCCTTTTTTGCGTCGTTGCCCAATATCACAATCTGATTATATGAGCTGTTCAGGATATCGTTTTTTAAAATATCACCTAGGTGTGGATCTTTTCTGAGCAGAATGTTGCCCTCTCTGGAGCCCGTCTGATGAAGAACAGATGAAAGCACTAAAGTTTTTTCAAGTAATTTATCCAGAACATCCTTATTCTCACACTTTAAATACACCCAGTAATCATATATCCAGGGACTAATGGGGGACAACAAGTCAAGCAACAAACTTCCCGCATTCTCAACGTCGGAATCTTTGACGAGAGCCAGCCTATCATCGACAGCAATTATGCAGGACTTTATTGAGCTTTTAGATGTTGGAACCTTTGTCAGCCCAGACGTATTGATATGTGATTTCTCAATGAGCTGGTTAGAGTCTACTACAAGGTAGTCACTGTATTTCAAAACATCATAGTGCTCTTTGGGAAGATTGAGCAGGGATCTTGGGCGGGAAATATAAAAGATTAAAAGGTCTTCCATCAATACCCACCTATAACAACTTGTTTATTGGAGAAATCCCCTCAAAGGACAATGCTTTTGTAGCCGCCGCTGCGAGTATTCCAGACACTATCCCAGCCGCAACACTCTTTACAAAAGATGTTCCCGCCGCCGCTTTGGCTGCTGCGACTATGGCGGCAACAATAGCGTTGGGTTCAGATCCCGAAGGTGCCCCCCACATTTCCTCCAAGTACATAGCAAGCTCTTCCACAGAGATCACCAACTACAAATAGTATTAACTACGAATTTAAGTTTTTTCTAAACTTTGTGTTTAAAATATTAAGTTAACAAATTTTTCTATAAAAAAGCAATATCCTGTGAACCCAATTTCGGAAATACTGGGTACGTAAAAACTTACAACTTCCGATAGTTCCAACTGTTTTGGACGTATATAATCTTAGACCAACCATAAAATATGTGATTACTAACTCTGCCCTACATCCACCTCAGATGAGCACCATTTTCTCCCCAAGATTCGTGCCGAGGGATTTTATCATCAGAAAAGATACAATGATGGTCCCCGTGGAGAGGAGCAGGGAAATACCGAATGCCATTGGTATTGAGAGTCCCATCCCCAGATACTTAGGGATGTAGAGGGGTGCAAAGAATGCCACAAGGGCAATGACTCCCTTTGCAACGTCGAGGCGTATCGAATGGAACAGGAACGTTATCAGGATTACCAGAAAAGTGAAGCTGAAGAGGAGAGGAGCCGATATTAGGACTCCACTGAATATCTTTGTCAGGGAGAGGGGTTGCCTAGGTATTCAGTAAGCATCCATCCGGCGATACTACCCAACGCTATCCCCGTGATTCCTATGATAAAACCTCCGAGAGTTCTAATGAACACGAGCTGAACCGGATCAAGCGGGAGACTGAGGAGCATCTCGTGGATGCCCAAAAGTTTCTCCCTGGAAACCGTGCCGCTAAAGAAGAGGGAAATTATTATGGAGAGGAAGATGCTCGGGCTTCCAACGACTTCATCACTTGGTAGGGGATTCAAGCTCGCCATCCAGTAGAGAACAGCCGTCATGAAAGGAATTAACAGGGAGTTAAGTCCAATTTGTTTCGTGGTATATGTGAGTTCTTCAAGGACTTGAGCCTTTGTTACCCTAAAGTTCATTGCGGGCATAATTTCCTCACCTCTATGATCTTCTCTTTTATGCTACAGTCTAATATAGTATCCATAACTTCATGGATGCTATCAAATGCTAGATAGTATCTTTCTCCACTCACATCATCTATGAGCAAACCAGAGTCGGATATAGCATAGGAAACTACCTCCCCGTATTTGCCTGTGTACTTACCCAACCGGTATCGACCAAATTCAAGTCCATTGGTTCTCCACCTAAGTACTTCCCGATACTCTTTGATTCTGAAGTTTTCGATGTTAATATGCGTGGTTTTTCTTTTCGTCTGTATGATTAACTCAGTTTTGTCCCCTTTGTGTTTTACTATAACTTTTAGGGGAATGTAGTCATCCAAATAACGCTTTATCATTATTGCAACAAACGTTACTGTTCCAAGGATAGG comes from the Thermococcus celericrescens genome and includes:
- a CDS encoding radical SAM/SPASM domain-containing protein, whose amino-acid sequence is MEDLLIFYISRPRSLLNLPKEHYDVLKYSDYLVVDSNQLIEKSHINTSGLTKVPTSKSSIKSCIIAVDDRLALVKDSDVENAGSLLLDLLSPISPWIYDYWVYLKCENKDVLDKLLEKTLVLSSVLHQTGSREGNILLRKDPHLGDILKNDILNSSYNQIVILGNDAKKDFLIYSFPSGNWYISRSVDPFDYCHVPSQQGWHTFLDIKNKKRSETIPLTRHADTKPYKKIRFNGVVIEYTRCCNAKCNHCYVSCSPETTQTLKVDKVIAVLKKISHSLTRYLNEKKVCIAGGEVTLPPFKEDLIKILKFAKMLGFKTEIVTNGYLFTHKEFYDPILEYTDYVEVSITPFHVECLGKQYYKNVLENLKKTVEEKLVSGAILRVQTTKTKKLNLLYKLLDDSIEGFLIASSPISWIGRARERIPKDEIYLSPTPLFQGGCWYNLNLTITSSGDVTPCCAGSELSKFLKYGNVYKEDIADIVEKMVNDPYLYVLTRYPERLVHQLSRKFALPPRVSSICEICLYINTSPVLYNESRKFVEELVKMSESNRGP